One Phaseolus vulgaris cultivar G19833 chromosome 2, P. vulgaris v2.0, whole genome shotgun sequence DNA window includes the following coding sequences:
- the LOC137812001 gene encoding serine carboxypeptidase-like 31 isoform X1, which yields MSFHNMDNIVLKLTSLYTLLVLLLFLSYKPALSFATRHSQYWGGGRTLSSGYNGDLVTNLPGQPKVNFQHYAGYVTVNETNGRALFYWFYEAMNKPEEKPLVLWLNGGPGCSSVGYGATQEIGPFLVDTDGQGLKFNNFSWNREASMLFLESPVGVGFSYSNTSSDYDQLGDDLTANDAYSFLRNWFQKFPSYRTRPFYIAGESYAGKYVPELAELIHDRNKDPSLYIDLKGILLGNPETSDAEDWMGLVDYAWSHAVISDETHKIIKTSCDFNSSDPWRNQDCSQAVDEVLKQYNEIDIYSLYTSVCFASTARSDDQSMQTSMKLTSKMMPRMLGGYDPCLDDYAKAFYNKPDVQKALHASDGHNLKNWSICNNKIFNDWADSKPSVIPIYKKLISAGLRIWVYSGDTDGRVPVLSTRYSLSSLALPVTKSWRPWYHENEVSGWFEEYEGLTFATFRGAGHAVPCFKPSNSLAFFTSFLNGESPPSTK from the exons ATGAGCTTCCATAATATGGATAACATTGTATTAAAGCTGACTAGTTTATACACCCTGTTGGTGCTTTTACTTTTTCTATCTTATAAGCCTGCTCTTTCATTTGCTACTAGGCATAGCCAATATTGGGGTGGTGGCAGGACATTGAGCTCTGGTTATAATGGTGATCTTGTCACTAACTTGCCTGGCCAGCCTAAGGTAAATTTCCAGCACTATGCTGGATATGTCACAGTCAATGAAACCAATGGAAGAGCACTCTTTTACTGGTTCTATGAGGCTATGAACAAGCCAGAAGAGAAACCATTGGTGCTTTGGCTTAATGGAG GTCCTGGGTGCTCTTCTGTGGGATACGGAGCAACACAGGAGATTGGTCCATTTTTAGTGGACACTGATGGCCAGGGCCTCAAATTTAATAACTTCTCATGGAACAGAG AAGCCAGCATGTTATTCCTGGAATCTCCTGTTGGAGTTGGCTTTTCATACTCAAATACAAGCAGTGACTATGACCAATTGGGAGATGATTTAACAG CTAACGATGCTTACTCCTTTCTTCGCAATTGGTTCCAAAAGTTTCCATCATACAGAACGAGGCCATTTTACATAGCAGGGGAGAGCTATGCAG GAAAGTATGTACCAGAGCTGGCTGAACTCATCCATGATAGGAACAAGGACCCCTCTCTCTATATTGATCTCAAGGGTATTCTG TTGGGTAACCCTGAAACATCTGATGCTGAGGATTGGATGGGCCTGGTTGATTATGCTTGGAGCCATGCAGTGATATCTGATGAAACTCATAAAATAATCAAGACAAGTTGTGACTTTAACAGCAGTGATCCATGGCGTAACCAAGATTGTAGTCAAGCTGTGGATGAAGTACTCAAACAATACAACGAAATTGATATCTACAGTCTCTACACCTCTGTCTGCTTTGCCAGTACAGCACGTTCAGACGATCAATCCATGCAAACTTCCATGAAGCTTACATCTAAAATG ATGCCTAGGATGTTGGGTGGCTATGATCCATGCCTTGATGACTATGCTAAAGCTTTTTATAATAAACCAGATGTTCAGAAGGCTCTTCATGCCAGTGATGGTCACAATCTAAAGAATTGGAGCATTTGCAA CAACAAGATATTCAATGACTGGGCCGATTCAAAGCCATCTGTCATCCCAATTTACAAGAAACTTATTTCAGCAGGACTTAGGATTTGGGTTTACAG TGGAGACACAGATGGTAGAGTACCAGTGTTGTCCACAAGATATAGCTTAAGCTCTCTTGCCTTGCCTGTCACTAAATCATGGAGGCCTTGGTACCATGAAAACGAG GTTAGTGGATGGTTTGAAGAATACGAGGGGCTAACATTTGCAACGTTTCGAGGAGCTGGGCATGCAGTTCCCTGTTTTAAACCAAGCAATTCACTTGCGTTCTTCACTTCCTTTCTCAATGGAGAATCACCACCTTCTACAAAATAA
- the LOC137812001 gene encoding serine carboxypeptidase-like 31 isoform X2 — MNKPEEKPLVLWLNGGPGCSSVGYGATQEIGPFLVDTDGQGLKFNNFSWNREASMLFLESPVGVGFSYSNTSSDYDQLGDDLTANDAYSFLRNWFQKFPSYRTRPFYIAGESYAGKYVPELAELIHDRNKDPSLYIDLKGILLGNPETSDAEDWMGLVDYAWSHAVISDETHKIIKTSCDFNSSDPWRNQDCSQAVDEVLKQYNEIDIYSLYTSVCFASTARSDDQSMQTSMKLTSKMMPRMLGGYDPCLDDYAKAFYNKPDVQKALHASDGHNLKNWSICNNKIFNDWADSKPSVIPIYKKLISAGLRIWVYSGDTDGRVPVLSTRYSLSSLALPVTKSWRPWYHENEVSGWFEEYEGLTFATFRGAGHAVPCFKPSNSLAFFTSFLNGESPPSTK; from the exons ATGAACAAGCCAGAAGAGAAACCATTGGTGCTTTGGCTTAATGGAG GTCCTGGGTGCTCTTCTGTGGGATACGGAGCAACACAGGAGATTGGTCCATTTTTAGTGGACACTGATGGCCAGGGCCTCAAATTTAATAACTTCTCATGGAACAGAG AAGCCAGCATGTTATTCCTGGAATCTCCTGTTGGAGTTGGCTTTTCATACTCAAATACAAGCAGTGACTATGACCAATTGGGAGATGATTTAACAG CTAACGATGCTTACTCCTTTCTTCGCAATTGGTTCCAAAAGTTTCCATCATACAGAACGAGGCCATTTTACATAGCAGGGGAGAGCTATGCAG GAAAGTATGTACCAGAGCTGGCTGAACTCATCCATGATAGGAACAAGGACCCCTCTCTCTATATTGATCTCAAGGGTATTCTG TTGGGTAACCCTGAAACATCTGATGCTGAGGATTGGATGGGCCTGGTTGATTATGCTTGGAGCCATGCAGTGATATCTGATGAAACTCATAAAATAATCAAGACAAGTTGTGACTTTAACAGCAGTGATCCATGGCGTAACCAAGATTGTAGTCAAGCTGTGGATGAAGTACTCAAACAATACAACGAAATTGATATCTACAGTCTCTACACCTCTGTCTGCTTTGCCAGTACAGCACGTTCAGACGATCAATCCATGCAAACTTCCATGAAGCTTACATCTAAAATG ATGCCTAGGATGTTGGGTGGCTATGATCCATGCCTTGATGACTATGCTAAAGCTTTTTATAATAAACCAGATGTTCAGAAGGCTCTTCATGCCAGTGATGGTCACAATCTAAAGAATTGGAGCATTTGCAA CAACAAGATATTCAATGACTGGGCCGATTCAAAGCCATCTGTCATCCCAATTTACAAGAAACTTATTTCAGCAGGACTTAGGATTTGGGTTTACAG TGGAGACACAGATGGTAGAGTACCAGTGTTGTCCACAAGATATAGCTTAAGCTCTCTTGCCTTGCCTGTCACTAAATCATGGAGGCCTTGGTACCATGAAAACGAG GTTAGTGGATGGTTTGAAGAATACGAGGGGCTAACATTTGCAACGTTTCGAGGAGCTGGGCATGCAGTTCCCTGTTTTAAACCAAGCAATTCACTTGCGTTCTTCACTTCCTTTCTCAATGGAGAATCACCACCTTCTACAAAATAA